A window of Kribbella sp. NBC_00382 genomic DNA:
ACCCGGCCCGGCTTGAGGGTGGGGTGGGTGGCGTGGATGGTGGCTTCGAGGTCTTGGGGGTGGTGGTTGCGGCCGTCGATGATGATGACGTCCTTGAGGCGGCCGGTGATGTAGAGCTCGCCGTTGTGGAGGGTGCCTAGGTCGCCGGTACGGAGCCAGGGGCCGGTGCCGTCGGTGAGGGTGGTGTTGAAGACTTCCGCGGTACGGGTGGGGTCTTCCCAGTAGCCGCGGGTGACGTTGGGGCCTTTGACGCAGATCTCGCCGATGCGGCCTGGGGGCATCGGGCTGCCCGCCGGGTCGGCGATCACGACGGTCTGGCCGCGGGGTGGGCCTACCGAGACCAGGTCGTTGTGATCGAAGGTGGTGATGGTGGGGAGGGCGTCGACTGGGGCGCTGGCGACGAAGACGACGGCTTCGGCGAGGCCGTACGCCGGTACGTGGGCGGTGGGGTTGAAGCCGTGGTCGCGGAAGGCTTCGGTGAAGGCGGTGAGGGTTGCCGGGCGGATCGGTTCGGCGCCGTTGAGGAAGGCTTTGTAGCGGGACAGGTCGAGCTTGGACTTGTCCGTGATCCTTTGGACGCAGTGGTCGTACGCGAAGTTGGGTGCGGCGGTGTAGACGTCCATTGCTTCGTCGGCCAGTTGGAACCAGCGCGCCGGGCGCATCAGGAACGCGACTGGATCGGTGAACGCCGACCGGTCACCGTGCAGGATCGGTACGCCGAACGCCAGCATCAACCCCATGTCGTGGAACAACGGCAGCCAGCTGACCGTCATCGACCGCCCCGGTTCGAACGCGAACGCCTCGATCAGCTGGCCGATGTTGGCGACCAGGTTGGCGTGCGACACCATCACGCCGGACGGCGAGCCCGTCGAACCGGACGTGTACTGGAGATACGCAAGCTCATCAGGATCGATCGGCTCCAGCTCCCAGCTGGCTGGCTCGACCTGATCGACAGCGATCACGGGAAGTCCTTCGACGCTCCGCGGGATCGAGGGCGGCATCGAGGGCGGCATCGACGGCGGCATCGCCCGCGGCATCGACGGCGAGCCTTCGAGCGCGGTCGAGGTGGTGAGCGCGCAGACCGGTGAGCTGTCGGCCAGTACGCCGTCCAGCCGCGCGCGATGCCCGGGCAGATCCGGCGGGAACAGCGGCACCGCAATCGTCCGCGCATAGCAGGATCCGAGCACCGCCACGAGATAGTCGAGTCCTTGCGGTGCGAGGATCGCGACCCGATCGCCCGGCGCTGCGCATTGACGGATAGCCGCGGCGACGGCGCGGGCGCGAGCGTCGATCTCGCCCCAGGTCAGCGTCGTCCGCGAGTCGGCGCGGTAGTCGACGTACGTGTAGGCAGGCTGGTCGGCCTTCTCCTCGGCCCACCGCACCACCAGGTCGACGATCGTCGTCATGACCCCGGCCAGGGAGCAACCGGTACGTCGGTGACGCGACCCGGTGGCGGGATGATCGG
This region includes:
- a CDS encoding fatty acyl-AMP ligase, translating into MTTIVDLVVRWAEEKADQPAYTYVDYRADSRTTLTWGEIDARARAVAAAIRQCAAPGDRVAILAPQGLDYLVAVLGSCYARTIAVPLFPPDLPGHRARLDGVLADSSPVCALTTSTALEGSPSMPRAMPPSMPPSMPPSIPRSVEGLPVIAVDQVEPASWELEPIDPDELAYLQYTSGSTGSPSGVMVSHANLVANIGQLIEAFAFEPGRSMTVSWLPLFHDMGLMLAFGVPILHGDRSAFTDPVAFLMRPARWFQLADEAMDVYTAAPNFAYDHCVQRITDKSKLDLSRYKAFLNGAEPIRPATLTAFTEAFRDHGFNPTAHVPAYGLAEAVVFVASAPVDALPTITTFDHNDLVSVGPPRGQTVVIADPAGSPMPPGRIGEICVKGPNVTRGYWEDPTRTAEVFNTTLTDGTGPWLRTGDLGTLHNGELYITGRLKDVIIIDGRNHHPQDLEATIHATHPTLKPGRVAAFSIPSDNSEHLIIVVEHTTPDDPTDTIRAAINHHHNLHVHQVVLAPRGTIHKTSSGKLARHPTRTWYLRQHLA